In Sesamum indicum cultivar Zhongzhi No. 13 linkage group LG1, S_indicum_v1.0, whole genome shotgun sequence, the sequence TCTGGGGCGTGCTGGACTCCCCCCGTAGATTACTCATCACAATCTGGACAACATCGTCAGAAACATAGTTCAGACACAATAACAAGAATTCACCCAATAAGTCATCTCATACCATTAATAACTGATTGATGcttcatatatacatagttAATCCTTTAAATACTCTATTAGCATGATCATACAAATAGAGGTCAACACAATAATCAGCATGAAAAAGTGACTCAAGGATGGACTGAATTCCAAATGAAGTTCACTTACATCATATGCTTCATTAATCTGGTGGAATTGGACACCGCAATTGCTTCCTCTGCAGACATCAGGATGATACTGCAATTCAATCACATTCATTAAGCAATACAACTATTTACCTTGTGCATAAAATAGGTGAAAAAACCACCAAAGTTTGCAATTGAAGCAGCAGTTAGTTcacaagaaatagaaaagtcaAACAGAAATAATCAGGAAATATAACTATGcacatacaaatatatattatcttgcAAGATTGATTTCAGTTGGCAAAGGGTAAATGATACttcaagatttcaaatttttatatacccATGCATAACCCATTCTAGATTTCTAAAACCAAGATTATGGATATGAACGCGGAGAGCCATAAATGAGCCGAGATCCCCGTTTTTTTGTAATGGAAAATCCTTTAAAAGCCTTTTAATATATTGGACATTCTTATCCAAATCAAGGTAACCTATTTTGGACCAAATTTCAGCTTACAGAATTTCAACGAAAATTAATGCAACAACACATTTTTAGCCCATCAAATAAACATAAGACTGAAGAAATCAAAGGATAGAAGCAAGTACCTGAAGAGCAAGCTGCCTGAACGCCTTCTTAACCTCAGATTCAGAGGCGCCAGGTTGAATCCTCAGAGTCTTATATGGATCACTCAGAGCAGCAGAAGAGCCACATGAAACCCTCAATGCCTTCCTCTTACCGTTGCTATTATTACTCCTCACATTTCTTCCCTTCAATTGAGCCCAAGAACCCAATGCAGAACCACATCCCACAGCGGCAGCCATTTTTTCCACGAAAACCTTCAGTATTCAACTCAACCCAACAAAAACTGACAAAACAAATCCCAGAATGCAAAAACCACAGAATGTTCACGATTTTCGACCAATCCCAGGATTGCTACGAGTTGAAGATTGCAACGGCTGATGGTTATTTATAACACAAATAcaataattgatataaaatattttgaagtgAACAGGATTTGTTATGAGGTGGACCTTTTGGAATGCAATAATGgattgaagaaagaaagaagatgaaATTGTGTTCAAACAACAAGAGTTGTCTGTACGAAATGATGTGTGCTTCTGcgtaaacatatatatacacacacacatatatatatatatatatatatccacacACACGTAGACACACGTAGTCTCACGTATTTAACCTTATTTGTGGTGTGGACGTGATATGGGGCCAGTCAGTGTTTGACAATCTTATCCATTCCTTGGCCGTCGGTTTTGGTCCTAGTCATATTGTAATAGATGGCCCTCCTTTCCCATTGGGGCATCTCTCTTGCCTTTTTCAGGGATTATGGATATGTCCGCATCTTTCTGTATTTGCTTTTTGAGTCCtctattatttgtattttataatataatatattcgtaatttataatctatatTTCTTCATGATTTTACTTTTGTATCATACTATAttgctaaaattaattcttttcctattcaaaatcaattaatcaaaattttgttaacaTACATTATaggtaaatttcaaattaatacaGAGTtagtatctttttttttgtaaaataaatatgtaatagaGAGACGACTAAAACAATTCACTGGAAAgatattctataattataaaactttttttatttaaattaatgacaaCTCATGTAGAAGAACTTACTATAAATGagtttgtatttaaattacgCCATTATggtgaaatttaaatttatcagttTCACTTAATTACAACTTTGGTAGTATAGCATTTAGATATCCAAATGTAGAAGAAGGTAGGTCAGAAACATAAATAGTaggaaatagtgggagaaaaatctaatttgCAATGAAATGGAGAGGGGAGCTGATGTGGCATAGAGTCATGCCACGTGCTTCACTCAGATCCAGTAAAAACGCGTGCCGGCAGCACGAGGAAGATTCTCGGAGTTTGGATATTCACATGCACGCTTTTATCTGCAACGTCCCCTTCGGTTTAGACCAATTCAAAAACCCAAACCTTCTACTTCATCAAAATTCACACACACATCAGGCAACAAAAGAAGGTTccagaaaaagaattacacaTATAACATGTTagtatatgaaatttatgggggagatattaatattttttttatatatattttgaagttggtaaaactttttttaatgcatTGAATTAtacttctaatttttatttcaaacttgtaaatgatatttaattgGGGTAAAAATGGTGgagtttaatattataatcagATGTTATAAAATGTGGGCCTTTAGGGggtcttttgtttctttcattttcttttaaattatttcgaTCAACTATGTActttcttttctcaaaattttttcattatttttttttatttatcaaaattaataaatatatttaaaaacaatatttttttttattttttaaattaattgtgtaCACATATTTCTCATATAGGTGTATCCCACACTTGACTTCATGAAGGTATATGAAGGTAAAATGATTGGATAAAAAAGGTTTTGGTTATTTTGGGTGTATCCCATATTTGACTATATGATTAGgctaaaatacataaaattttcttatattttaaaaagtttattaaaaattcttttctattttaaaaataggcaaaacCCTCCTCTCTGTTTTGTTAAATGTAGCTAAATTGCATCTAACTAACaacgttaatttttttttataaaatgaccattatactattatttaatatatattatttcttattttaataaccattgaatttatattgattataccAGAGCCTTCAGATATAATCAATTGATCttaattgtttgattttaaatttatgaaaaaaatgagaattgatattttattgattaaaactatactatatattataaaaagttcatttgaaaaaaaatacataaaattaatccTCCAAGTTCCCAATCCACCCACCCAACTGGGTACCCCCCTCCTCCAATCACCACCACCCTCACGCCCAACCACTACCCCTTCGCTTCCCCACTAGCCCCCCTTGTGCAACCCCTCGCCTCCTCCCCCCTCCCTCTACCATCATCACATCTGCTCGGGCGATGGCGAACAAGAAAGAGGGCGACACCCAAACTCCAAGCTTATGTTTGGCTTGAGTtcagagatggcccaaaacagATGCAATGTTTGTCATTGTTTATTTTGccatatttttatcttgtttctaagtattttgtcttgtttctaaatatttgatttttaaatacaaatatattttattttaaccacttaatattttatacgtaatattttctacatcattggaataattaaacattttaaaaaatataaaataatataattattctacgcggttaattcatatattatattatttgaataatgtatttaaatttatcacttCAAATAGaacaactaacaaaaaatattgttaatccaTTATTAGAGTGCATTTGTCTCCTCTACCCAATATCAAAcataacatacttattttatattatctccaaaaacaaatccaaacatacacactatctctaacttatttttatttatctttgtttttctctctctatttccacaaaatacccaaaaacaagttaaaaacaaaaccaaacataatgcaATGGTCTGGGTGACTGATAGAATCgcattttgtacttatttcatataatattttagcctattttgtgatcaaatactcctaattaaatattattttgcagcattaggacaaaagaattggaaaatgaagaaaagcaccaaaatggaaattcaaacaagactcaaactcaaattctggcaagagtttggaactgcttggactacctctgatgaaggaagagtttaactaggattataattttatctctataagtcttttagttcaactaggaatctacttctaatcctagtagaactaggtatctagctattataaataggtgatgtaattcactttaagagacaacttttgaactcttctatttctctacgtttttatattattttgcttttcatgcgttcttccatgagcatgtctagctaaatctctcattccggtcgaagacttggtgaacgcttaaatccaacgagttgtgagatctaatttatNNNNNNNNNNNNNNNNNNNNNNNNNNNNNNNNNNNNNNNNNNNNNNNNNNNNNNNNNNNNNNNNNNNNNNNNNNNNNNNNNNNNNNNNNNNNNNNNNNNNNNNNNNNNNNNNNNNNNNNNNNNNNNNNNNNNNNNNNNNNNNNNNNNNNNNNNNNNNNNNNNNNNNNNNNNNNNNNNNNNNNNNNNNNNNNNNNNNNNNNNNNNNNNNNNNNNNNNNNNNNNNNNNNNNNNNNNNNNNNNNNNNNNNNNNNNNNNNNNNNNNNNNNNNNNNNNNNNNNNNNNNNNNNNNNNNNNNNNNNNNNNNNNNNNNNNNNNNNNNNNNNNNNNNNNNNNNNNNNNNNNNNNNNNNNNNNNNNNNNNNNNNNNNNNNNNNNNNNNNNNNNNNNNNNNNNNNNNNNNNNNNNNNNNNNNNNNNNNNNNNNNNNNNNNNNNNNNNNNNNNNNNNNNNNNNNNNNNNNNNNNNNNNNNNNNNNNNNNNTTCACAATCAAAactccccctaattattttcgtttttgaaggaattaatttaaaaccaatctctgtggattcgaccctactcacacatctacaaaagtgttcgtaggaattatttttggtggattcgacacccatcagTGACCATGGGCGACGGTCAACGTTGTTGCCTTTCTGTGCAGGGGCGGCAACCATCGCCATcgctgcaattttttttagttaattttaaatatattttagtttattaaaaataattataataattaaatatatattttagttaattaaaaataattttatacttaaatttatttaaatatatattttaattagttaaaaataatttcaggtttaataattataatttttttaaatttcagttttaataattattaaaattaaaaatttaattttaattctttgtctttgaatttaaattataaaatttcaaaaaaaattatttattttttcatattttaagtaaatatattttaaaaaattattttataatagatgaaaatgcaaaaacatcactcaaaataaataaaaaagtatacatatgaaatatataaatatcataagggtattttgtaaaaactattcaaaaataagataaaaaaacagttaaaaaaaatctccaAACGCACAAGGAGCGTGTGTAATGCACATtcctttaattattaatggaATGAATGTTTGTTGCTggattttacaaaacacaggatggtttttaactttttcaacaaaatataaggggtaaaatgcattttaacCTTATAATTAagcaattcaaatataaatcttttgcagaattacaaaaatcactcCCTATAGGATTGAAATATGATTCAAGGATAAACTTGTTGTATCATTGCACCcgttcaattttaaaaatttcgatcaattttattttgtaatcatgaaattaagaaatgaaggataattttaatcctaataaattataatactatatatatttatttatgaataagtATGATTGAGCTGGCCAATTCACAAggacaagaagaagaacatGGGCTTGTGTATATTATTACTGGAGATTTGTCTCTACCTAATCTTTTCTCAAATAGTCGTTAAAAGCgcctaattaaattattaagcTAAATAACTGCTTTGATTCGCCCCCCGGCAGACAGCTAACTAAGACGCAGCAGAAACCTGGACAACTCGTAAtcgcaaaaaattaaagactCCAGACAACACTTAGATTGCTCAttctcatctctctctctgtcaATACTAATTTCAGAAGCATGAGGATCAACGTGAAGAGCTCGACGATGGTAAAGCCAATGGCGGCGACGCCGAGTCGCAGCCTGTGGATCTCCAACTTGGACCTTCTAATGGAGCCCAACTACCACACCCGCTTTCTGTACATCTACCGCTCCAGCGAGACGGGCAACTTCTTTGACTCGACGGTGCTCAAGGCGGCGCTCAGCCGTGCCCTGGTTGAATTTTACCCGGTGGCGGGGAGGCTGAAGAAGGACGACAAAGGTCGCGTTGAGATCAACTGCAACGGGGAGGGGGTGTTATTCGTGGAGGCGGAGTGCGACGCTGCTATAGATGACATTGCAATTGGTAGTAACTTCGTTCCCAGGCCGGAGCTCAGCCTCATCCCTACTGTGGATTATTCCCAGGAAATTTCGACGCTCCCGCTTTTGTTGATCCAGGTTAAGCATGAGAAATATTAATTCTATTTCAAActacatattatatatgtagCTTCCAAGATGGATCAAGTATTGATCACTGAGTCGTAATTTTATGCATAGATGACTGGTTTCAAATGCGGTGGAGTATGCTTAGGTATTGCCAACAGTCACTACGTATCAGATGGTATTTCTGCTAACCATTTCATCAACACATGGGCTGATATAGCCCGTGGTCTTGAAGTCGCCGTCCCACCATTCATCGACCGAACACTCCTCCGCGGCCGCCATCCGCCTCAGCCGCACTTCCACCACATCGAGTACCATCCCTATCCAACAATGCAAATTTCTGATGAAACAtccatattttcaatattcaaGCTAACTCGGGATCAGGTCAACGCACTCAAGGCCCAATGCCACGGAAACAGGcaagtattattttttcgtTTTTAAAACTGAACCCCTTTATTTTAATGCATGGTACgtgaatattaatttgatataattatttaatatttataaatagtatatgaTTGTTATTGTTTTTGGTGGTTGAtagatatcaattttttatattaataattataatgaatttattaaaataaaatatatttcgaGTCAATacataataagataatatagaaaaattataaaattatagaaacatATATACCAAATAATGGGTCGAGACTTTGGCACCGTACTTAcgtaatattacataattgcaaagtttaattaacttaaattatgCACTGTATGTTAATACAAATTGACATGTGCCTCGTTTGGTCATTGAAAAGCATGCTTTGGTTGTTTTTCAGATTTATCAAATTGgacttgtaatattttttatcccatcataatttaaaattaactaattattatttatataacatcttataatttttcttttgtgaatttgaattattatttgatttgaaaatattttaataaattttcatcacAAATTATGagaatctaaataaaatttcttcttctaaaaataaaaaaatattggagaattttattcttatataaataataaattagttttaaattataattatttgtattttaaataattagttttctgaaatgaattattatttggttttagagtattttaataaactttgaccataaattataataaataaaatttcctttttaaaataaaaatatttgtatgaataaaaaaataattttcatattataactatttctaTTTGAGATCATTTTAAtcctctttttattattttttaaattaaattattttctctgaatatattttaatatgatcttttgatcacaaaagaaaatatactttttaagaaagaaaaatgttaaagaaaaattctagttttatataaataataaattagttttaaaattttaactattgtatgtgaaaataaattttcatatttttttaaattgaatttttatgtgCTCTCAGAATATCTTAACAAACTTTgaccataatttaaaatagaaatattagagaaatttcttttttttatataaataataacatagtttttaaattatatttgtatttgagaTAAACTCTAACatctttttatgtatttttgaaattgaattattatttggtctaatatttttttcacaaattataagaaataaactaaaaattttaaaataaaaatataagagaaatatttgttttataaaaataaaggattaatttttgaaaatattttaatagattttgaccataaattataataaataaaatatttaaattaaaataaaaagattagaTCATGTACAACGTACATGTCAATTTCCACTGACTTTTAATTGGAACGTGTGGAGATCACAGGGTTAGTGACTACAGCACGTTCGAGGTGGTGGCGGGGCACGTATGGCGCTGCACATCAATGGCTCGTGGGCTGCCCAAAGATCAGGAAACGAAGCTGTACATTCCGGTGGATGGGCGATCTAGGCTGCAGCCCCCACTACCACCAGGCTATTTCGGCAATGTGATCTTCACGGCGACGCCCATTGCTTCAGGTGGCGAAATGCAGTCGAATCCTTTGGAGTTTGCTGTCCGTAAAATTCACGACACGCTCGCCAAGATGAAGGACACTCGTTACTTGAGGTCGGCTCTTGATTACTTGGAGCTGCAGCCTGATATTATGGGAATAGCGCGAGGGCGGCGGACGTATAGATGCCCGAATCTTTGCATAACCAGTTGGATTCGGCTGGCAGCTGATGCAGATTTCGGTTGTGGTAAGCCTATGCATTTGGGACCTGGCGGTCCAACATGCGAAGGGAAATGTGTTGTGATGCGGAGTCCAGGAAAGGAGGGGAGCTTGCTGTGTGCAATCTCGCTGCTGAAACCACATATGCACCTGTTTGAGAGGCTCCTCTATGAGGGCATTTGAAGTATTTTATGTCTTAAATCCAATACCAAttgtcttttatatataattttccctccaagtaatattaattataaagacaCATGTAATTGGAGGCCTGAAACTACACTGCATTTCGTTGATGTAATGCATATTTTGTCCTaaataaagcaacaaaaaGGGACATGACAACTTTCTATACTATTGAATGTTTAAAAGGGGACATGCATCAAATCTTCCAAGAATACGCCTCTTTCCTGCATCAAATCATTCTTGGCACCTCCAAGAATATCGGGCTTAATTGGTTGTGAAGTAATTTAGTGGGTGTTTAGGT encodes:
- the LOC105166835 gene encoding shikimate O-hydroxycinnamoyltransferase-like produces the protein MRINVKSSTMVKPMAATPSRSLWISNLDLLMEPNYHTRFLYIYRSSETGNFFDSTVLKAALSRALVEFYPVAGRLKKDDKGRVEINCNGEGVLFVEAECDAAIDDIAIGSNFVPRPELSLIPTVDYSQEISTLPLLLIQMTGFKCGGVCLGIANSHYVSDGISANHFINTWADIARGLEVAVPPFIDRTLLRGRHPPQPHFHHIEYHPYPTMQISDETSIFSIFKLTRDQVNALKAQCHGNRVSDYSTFEVVAGHVWRCTSMARGLPKDQETKLYIPVDGRSRLQPPLPPGYFGNVIFTATPIASGGEMQSNPLEFAVRKIHDTLAKMKDTRYLRSALDYLELQPDIMGIARGRRTYRCPNLCITSWIRLAADADFGCGKPMHLGPGGPTCEGKCVVMRSPGKEGSLLCAISLLKPHMHLFERLLYEGI
- the LOC105165230 gene encoding chaperone protein dnaJ 8, chloroplastic; its protein translation is MAAAVGCGSALGSWAQLKGRNVRSNNSNGKRKALRVSCGSSAALSDPYKTLRIQPGASESEVKKAFRQLALQYHPDVCRGSNCGVQFHQINEAYDIVMSNLRGESSTPQMEMYEHYDADEPMRGMCDEDWDMWEEWMGWEGAGIRDYSSHINPYI